A single region of the Prevotella sp. HUN102 genome encodes:
- the serB gene encoding phosphoserine phosphatase SerB, whose amino-acid sequence MKDNKNTKEEQILIRITGEDRPGLTASVMEILAKYDAHILDIGQADIHSTLSLGILIRTTDENSGKVMKELLFKATELRVNIGFSPVDDDEYEEWVDQQGKNRYILTIIGRSLSAKNIEAATKIIAGQGMNIDSILRLTGRQSIKKQNLNVRACIEFSLRGTPRNYDELQAELMQMSHEQEVDFSLQKDTMYRRMRRLICFDMDSTLIQTECIDELAKRAGVGDKVAEITERAMRGEIDFKESFTERVALLKGLDARVMQEIAENLPITEGVDRLMTVLKNCGYKIAILSGGFTYFGEYLQRKYGIDYVYANELEIDENNKLTGRYLGEIVDGRRKAELLKLIAQVEKVNLAQTIAVGDGANDLPMISEAGLGIAFHAKPRVQATAEQNITTIGLDGVLYFLGFKDSYLGDAGKL is encoded by the coding sequence ATGAAAGATAATAAGAACACAAAAGAAGAACAGATATTGATTCGTATCACAGGTGAAGACCGTCCGGGACTTACTGCATCAGTAATGGAAATCCTTGCAAAATACGATGCGCATATTCTGGATATTGGTCAGGCAGATATCCATTCTACCTTATCACTTGGTATTTTAATCCGCACAACTGACGAAAATTCTGGTAAGGTAATGAAGGAATTGCTGTTTAAGGCAACCGAACTGAGAGTGAACATTGGTTTCTCTCCTGTCGATGACGATGAGTATGAAGAATGGGTAGACCAACAGGGAAAGAACAGATATATCCTGACAATCATTGGCCGTTCGCTTTCAGCTAAGAATATCGAGGCTGCAACCAAGATTATTGCAGGTCAGGGGATGAACATCGACTCTATTTTGCGCCTTACTGGTAGACAGAGTATCAAGAAACAGAACCTGAATGTCCGTGCGTGCATCGAGTTTTCATTGCGTGGAACTCCGAGAAATTACGATGAGCTTCAGGCAGAACTGATGCAGATGAGCCACGAACAGGAGGTGGACTTCTCTTTGCAAAAGGATACTATGTATCGAAGAATGCGCCGTCTCATTTGTTTTGATATGGATTCAACGCTCATCCAGACAGAATGTATCGACGAATTGGCAAAGAGAGCCGGTGTAGGAGACAAAGTTGCTGAGATTACCGAACGTGCAATGCGTGGAGAAATAGACTTCAAGGAGAGTTTCACGGAACGTGTTGCTCTTTTGAAGGGACTTGATGCGAGGGTTATGCAAGAGATTGCTGAGAACCTTCCTATTACTGAAGGTGTCGATAGACTGATGACCGTATTGAAAAACTGTGGTTACAAGATTGCTATTCTGAGTGGAGGATTCACTTATTTCGGCGAATATCTTCAGCGTAAATACGGTATCGACTATGTTTATGCCAATGAATTGGAAATAGATGAAAACAATAAGCTCACGGGAAGATACCTCGGAGAGATTGTGGATGGCAGACGAAAAGCAGAACTCCTGAAGCTCATTGCACAGGTTGAGAAGGTAAATCTTGCACAGACTATCGCTGTTGGAGATGGTGCAAATGATCTTCCTATGATTTCAGAAGCCGGTCTTGGTATTGCTTTCCACGCAAAGCCACGTGTGCAGGCAACTGCTGAACAGAACATTACAACTATCGGACTTGACGGAGTGCTCTACTTCCTCGGTTTCAAGGATAGTTACTTAGGCGATGCCGGCAAGTTATAA